TGAAGTCTAAAATTGTCTCTGTAGAATCTCAGGCTTCTGAGGAGTCCATCAAACAGGTAATTGTTGCTGCTGGTTACAACATAGAAGGCTATTAATTAGATTTGGGTAATTTTCCAGAAATTTTAGATGAACTAGCTCAGCCAACACCATTATTTCCGCTTGTGTGACATGCGGAAATAATCAGAAATAAATGAATTTTTACCAAAAACTTACAAAGAATTTATTTATTGACATTTTATGTATATTCACTAGTAGTCTTGGCTTCTTATGAACAAGAATATGGGCAGTTAAATATTTACGATCAAGCTGCTGCTACTAGTTGACATAACTATTACTTAGCACTTTTCATAGTGAGTAAAACTGCTAGTAAATGGACTGAAAGCTTTTAGACGCAAGGAAAATATCGCGGTATTTTCTGGTATATAACATTTACACTATTCAAAATACATCTCGGTTAATACGGATAAAGAAGAAATTTTATTTTTTTTTAAACATTACAGATAAAGAAAAAAATTGCTGTTTAAGGTGACAAGGAACAGAAACGGTTTATACTTAAAATGTTTGCAAAGCAATTACACCTTGAAATCACAGTCAAGTTTGATATTGAAAAATAATATTCCGTATTTATACTGTTTCAAAAAAAAATATTTAAAAGCAGAAATTAATTATTAAGGTAAGAACTTTAATAGACAGGGTTTTAAGTCAGGGATTAAGAGGAGATTAAAATTGAGAGGTGGTTGTAAATTTAACGCTAAGACTATCAAGTATAGGGTAAGAACCCTGTAAAAAAAATACCGAGTAGATTCAATATTCGGAATAAATGCCAGTAAGTTTTAGCTTGAAATAGGGCAGAAAGCACAGCAATGAATATTTCTCTACTGGTCGTTGGAAGTGATAACTTTTTCTCTACACTTCCTATTCAGATCAGTGACACAACCACTTATAAATTAGAAATTATTGCCGATATCAATCAGGCAATCTCGCACATCCAAATTGCACCGCCCGATATCATATTTGTTCAGGGTAGTCTGAATGACAGTATGAAACTTTGCTCTTGGTTAAAAGAACAGACTCAGCTATCTTGGATATACTCAATATTCTTAGAGGATCGTCCCGATAAACTTGCTGCTAGAAGTAAGCAAGGCTGGGAGTGCGAATTGCAGATGACCGCCACTGTACTCAATGAAGGCGCAGATGCTTATATTTGGCATGTTTCTGAAGAAAAAACAGCCCAGCCTTTGGTGGATGTCACAGCAAATCATTGCTTGATACTAGCTCACTTGGCGGTGGGTTTGCGCCAAGTGAGAAAATACCGTGATTTAATTCAGCAAAATGATTTATTGTCAGCGATCGCTTTGGCTGATTCGTTGACCAAACTTAATAATCGTCGTGCTTTAGAATGGGATTTACCCAGACAAATTCAAAAAGCCCGCACTCAAGGAACTCCCTTGAGTTTAATTATTTTAGATGTAGACTATTTTAAGAAAGTTAATGATAGCTACGGGCATTTAGCTGGCGATCGCCTGTTGCAATTGCTGTGCAGTCGGGTACGCAACAACCTGCGGTCTCAAGATACTGCCTTTCGTTATGGTGGCGAGGAATTTGTAGTCATTTTGGCTAACACCACTGGTGAGGAAGCACTACGAGTTGCAAATCGCCTCAATGGTGTAGTTAGCGAGCAACCATTTACTATCAACAATAAACTAACTATTGATATTACCATTAGTTTAGGTGCTGCTACTCTGCATCCAGACGATGATGATAAAGGGCTGAGTTTACTGGATCGTGCTGATCAATGCTTGTATCATGCTAAAGCGACTGGGCGTAACCGAGCTATTAGTTGGGACAAATTACCCCATTCTTCGCATCTGCAAGCTGTTTCTTCATAGAAGTGGTGAGTCAGTTTAAGGGAATTCCCAGAAAGAAATTATTTGGACTGATGGCTGATGGCTGATGACTGATAGCATATTTTTTATTTGTAAGTCCCTAATGTGGTAAAGTGCGTTATCGGGAAAATTTTCTAATATCATGTACGCTTGATTACTTATTAAACCCTAAGAACTCCACCCCATCAAATCTACGCTTTGTTTCCTGCGTCTAATCCCCAACGCCACTTGCAAAGGCTGTCGGCAAAGCGCGATAGCGCAGGGCTGCCTCCCTCCGGTCGTGGGGGCCCCGAGTTCCCCGTTCACTCTGAGGGGTTAGGGGTGGGGTGCAATGACTGTGGGAATTATAACTATAATTATTCCGGACAAGACATGACGCACTGAAAATCCAGGATGGTGCGTTAGCCTGCGGCGTAACACACCCTACTAAATTTAACTCCTAACTCCTAACTCTTAACTCTTAATCGCCCTTTGACAATCTGTCACTGAAGCCCGTTCCCGCATGGCTTGGACTAGTGCTTGGTAACTAGACCAATTTTCTTCGAGTAGAGTTTTGGCTTGGAGAGCATGAAATCGCTGTTTTTGCTGATAAACTGACTCAGAAAAACCCAAAATTTTCAAAACTCTCGCCAGCTTACTTTTATCGTCAGCTCCACCTTCAGCATTCTCATAGACTAGAGTTTCGGCGGCAATACCAGCCATCCAAAGGGTACAGTAGCGATCAAGCATTTGAGCGCCAATTTTACCCTTTTCTAGTTGAGATGCTAATTCACCATCATCAAAAGTAACACCACCTTGTCCAGTTTGTCCTTGCTTCCAGGCTTCCCAGGCGCTGAGGGTGTAGCCGGTCACGGGAATCCCCAGCAGATGAGCAACAAGGAAGTGTCCAGCTTCATGGTGGATAATGCGATCGCGGTGTTCGGGTGAAAAGCTAGCAATCCAGTCTAAAAAAATAGTACCTCCCTTACCTTGCAAGCCGAAACTGTCGAAAGTGGCTATTCCCAAGATGGTGAAGGTAGCAAGGGCTGGTACTGCTGGGGACAAGTTGACTAATGGCCCCAGCAGTACCGATAAAGTCATGACAAATATAGAGATGGCAACTAAATTTAGTGCTGTCTGGCTCATTGTGAGTTTGTTAAATCTCGCTTAATATTTCTTTATTATGAAGCAAGATTTGCAATAAAGAGAATGCCCTCAAGCAACAGCAGACTTACTGAGAATTATTTCTAACTCCTGCTGTACCTGCTCAAGTTCCTGGCGTTTCCCGTAAATCCACGCTTTATCAGCCTCGCGTTGCTCTAGAGTCTCGTTGTGAGCTTTTTACTGCTGTTCTAGAAGATTTTCGTAAAGTGCGATCGCCTCTGTCAACTCCAAGATAAACTCTGTGAAGATGCCCTGACTGTGATTAACCGTTGTGAATCACATGATGAGCTTGATTTTCTGTTTCCTGAAATTACCCGCATTCACAACCATGATTTAGTAGTATTAAACTCGTGGCAAAATCATGTTGATTGGATGGGATCGCTACCTGATTCAGAAGTAAAACTTTTAAGTAGCACTGATTTCAAAAATTCAGAACTCATTTTTAGTCCAGACCCTAACCAAGCCACAACTGTTTTTACAGCACCACCAGAACAATTACTATACGATAATTTAACTGAAAAGTCTCATTTTTATTCACTGCGTGACCAGTTACTATTTATGTTTGAGCCTGAGCTACGTCAAAAATACGAATTTTATATTAATCAACAAGCTCAAATTACAGGTTATAAAACATTAGTTATATCCAATTTACAACAGGCATCAGATTTAACTGTTGCTAATCTTTATTACTATTTCCAAGTCAGAGATGAATCACCAGATGAGGTAGAAGTAGCTTAATATCACATCTTGTCTAGAGCAAAGAACAACTGAAAGTTACGGCTAAACAAACTATTTGCTCTTGGGCGGACTATTCCTATAATAATAGTTAGTTGTTGACTGTTTAACGTCAACAGTCAACAGTCATCAGTCATTAGGGACTGACAAATAAAAAATATCTCAAATTTTCTTGTGGGATGGGTGTCCTCACCCGTCCTCTGTATTTAGGGCGGGCAAGATGCCCACCCCACAAGATTTAATTTATTTCTCAAAAATCCCTCAGTCATCAGTTATCAGTTATCAGCCATCATTTAATTACCGCTTGATAACGACCGAGAGCGATTAAAGGAAAGTATTGCTGATACATGTGATACTTGAGGTAAAAATGACCAGGGAAACCAGTACCTGTGAAATCTGCCTCAAACCAAGTACCATCTGGCTTTTGCGTTGCCACAAGGTAATTAATTCCTCGCTCAATGGCCTCCAGAGCAAATTTACCAGTTGCTTCACCCGCTGCTATCAGCCCAATTAAAGCCCAAGCAGTTTGAGATGCAGTACTATTGCCTTGTCCTTTGAGGTTGGGGTCGTTGTAACTACGGCAAGTCTCGCCCCAACCACCATCAGAGTTTTGACATCCGACTAACCAAGCTGCACCCCGTTTTATACTTAGTTGATGCTTTTGGGGAGTAATTAAAGCTAAAGCTGATAAAACACCGCTTGTTCCATAGATATAATTTACACCCCAACGACCAAACCAACAGCCTTCACTTTCTTGCTCGTTGAGCAGATAAGCAAGCGCCTTCTCTAAGTTGTCAGCGTCAATCACTAAGTTACAAGCACCGAGCATTTCTAACACTCTGGCGGTAACGTCTGCGGTGTTGGGGTCAATCATGGCTTTTAAGTCGCCATAGGGGATGGAGTTGAGCCAATCTTGATCGTTATCTAAATCAAAGGCAGCCCAACCGCCTGGTTTACACTGCATCGATGCGATCCAATTCAAGGCGCGATCGCACGCAGTCTGCTTTAATTGTTCATTGGGGAGTTTGGCTAGATGTAAAGCCATGACCACTACAGCCGAGTCATCCACATCTGGATAAAAGCGGTTATCAAACTCAAACGCCCAAGCCCCTGGTTTTCCAAGGGTGTTTTTGACATGCCAATCACCGTAGTCTAAAATTTGCTTTTGCAGTAACCATTCTCCAGCTTTGACCACAGCCGGATGATCTGATGCAAAACCAGATTCCACTAAGGCACGTATCACCCAAGCTGTATCCCAGACTGGTGAAATACAAGGCTGGACTCGGTAGCTTGAATCTGTTTCAATGGCAAAATTATCAATCGCTTGCAAGCCTCTTTCCACAATCGGGTCGTTGGAGTCATAACCCAAACACCGCAAAGCTAACATTGAATTCAGCATGGCGGGAATAATCCCACCCCAGTCACCAGTGGCTTCTTGCCGTTCTAAAATCCATTTTTCGGCGGCTTTGATACCCTCTTCTCGAAAAGGCACCAAATTCCAGCTTTCTGCTAACTTAAATCCATCATCAAGGGTCAGGAATAAATCTGTCCAATCGCCACTCTTGGGCAATTCATACCGGACTTGATCCACACCTTCAGCATATAATTCATCCAAGGTGATAGCTGGGTCAGTCACAAAAACAGGTTTTTGGTTACAGACAATTAACAATGGTACAGTGCTAGAACGCGCCCAGCTAGACATTTCGTAGATATTAACTGGGAAAGCTGGCGGTAAAAGCATTATCCAAGGAGGCAGTGAGGGAATGCCCCGCCAATCGTAGCATCCAATCAAGGCGAGGTGTAATTTAGTAAAAATGCGAGTTTTGCTAATGCCACCCCGCCCTAGAATAAAAGACCGTGCCCGAATCATCGCCGGATCTGTTGCTGGTACACCTAACAACTTCAGCGCCATGTAAGCTTCAACCGACGTGCTAAGTTCTCCGCCATCTCCATAGAAAAGTTCCCAGCCCCCATGCTGCCGTTGTTCAGTACGTAGGTAGGCTTCAACTTTGTGCAAAGGTCTTGTTTGGTCTGTCCCCCAAATTTTATGTAGGAGAACGACTTCAGCCGTGATGGTGGCATTAGATTCTAACTCTGCCCACCAATAACCTGCTGGATTTTGCATCGAAAGCAGATATTCTTGGCTTTTTGCGATCGCCGCTGCGACTTTATTGACTTTTATCCGCTCTTGTGTATGCATCAACTGAAGGATGAAGGATGAAGTGTCAAGTATGAAAGAAAGATACCACGGTTAGACGCTGCGGTTAGTACTAGGTATAAAATATCAAAGTCTCATCCTTTTTTTGGTTATGGGTGCAATTCTACTAGGACTAACGCTTTTATCCTTGATAATTTGGTTGGGATTATTGAGTTTGCGGGGGCAGTTTTGGCGGTCAGACCAGTTATTAGAGGTTGCCGAAAGTCAGCTACAATACTTACCTACAGTTTGTGCTATTATTCCAGCCCGTAACGAAGCTGACTTGTTACCAATTACTCTGCGATCGCTTTTACTCCAAGACTATCCTGGTACTTTCCATGTATTTTTAGTAGACGATCGCAGCACGGACGGTACAGCAGGTTGTGCCCTTGGTGTTGCCCACGCTGTGGATAAAGCCATGCAATTTCATCTTGTTTCTGGCGAATCATTACCCCCTGGCTGGTCGGGCAAACTCTGGGCTGTTGACCAAGGCATTCAAAAAGCCACAGCACTGACACCAGACTACTTTTTGTTGACTGATGCAGATATCGAACATCACCAAAGCAATCTCCGGCGACTAATCACCAAAGCTGAAGAGGAAAATTTAGACTTGGTATCTGTGATGGTGCGACTCAGATGTGACAGCTTTTGGGAAAAATTGTTAATTCCAGCTTTCATCTTTTTCTTCCAAAAACTCTATCCTTTTCGCTGGGTCAATGACCCCAATAAAAAAACTGCTGCTGCTGCCGGCGGCAGTATCTTAATCCGTAGAGAAGCATTAGAACGAATAGGTGGTATTCAAGTCATTCGCCAAGCTTTAATTGACGATTGCGCCCTTGCTTTGGCTATTAAGGAGACGGGGAGGGGAGCAGGGGGGCAGGGGGGCAGGGGGGTAGGGGAGCAAGGGAGCAGACAAAGTAATTCTTCTGTCCCCCCATCTGCCTATCCCCCCATCCCCCCATCCTCCCCAAAAGGCCGGATCTGGCTGGGATTGAGTTCTTTAACCCGCAGTCTGCGCCCTTATCCTTTTCTGGCGACAATCTGGAATATGGTAGCCCGCACCGCCTATACTCAACTGAATTATTCTCCATTGCTGTTACTGGGTACTCTGGTGGCGATGACTCTCATTTATCTAGTTCCACCTGTGGGTGTAATTTTGGGTGCAGCTAGTGGGAATTGGGCGATCGCATTTACCAGTTTATCAGCATGGCTATTGATGACTTGGGCTTACTACCCGACAATTCGCTTTTATAAATGTCCTTTCTGGTTAGCTTTCAGCTTACCCGCGATCGCTTTTCTCTATACTTTGATGACTCTAGACTCAGCAATCCGTCATTGGCAAGGGCGCGGCGGTTCCTGGAAAGGACGAGTTTATCCAGGATGACTGATGATATCATGTCCTTTGCTTATTGCTTATGACACTCGAAGAACCCCACCCCACCAAAGCTATGCTTTGCATCCCCTCCCCGTTGACTCTTAGGGGTTGGGGGTGGGGTTTAACGACTGTGGGAAACATAACTAATTACCCGGACATGATATGACTGATAACTGAGCCTCTCCCCCCGTGGGGGAGAGGTTTGGAGAGGGGTCAAAATCTATGGTTCAAAACGAAAAATAGAGACTTTTATCTTTTTCTTTTTTCCAATGAAACCACCCTGCCCTCTGCTAGAAGGAGAAGTCAATTTAGTACCCGCTGAACTCATCTTTACACTGGACAATATAAATAGGTAATGCTGTGTACTAACTCTTGCCAAACACAGCACCGAGGGAACGTGCTATATTTTGCGGTTGCATGGCATCCATTGCGGCGGTGGGTTCGTAGCCACAGTGCATCATGCAATCTGCACACTTGGGATTACCACTAGCACGACCGTATTCACTCCAGTTAGTCTTTTCTAGCAATTCTTTGAAGGTGGCATAATAACCTTCACCTAAGAGATAGCAAGGTTTTTGCCAACCAAGAACGCTGTAACAAGGGCTACCCCAAGGTGTACATTCGTAGTCTTTCTTGCCAATGAGAAAATCTAGGAATAAAGGATTGTGATTGAAATTCCAGTTTTTTGTACCAGCTTTGTATGGTGCTAAAATTTCCCGGAAGAGGGCGCGAGTTTGTTCGCGCTTGAGAAAATGATCCTGATCTGGTGCCCACTCGTAACTGTAGCCAGGAGAAATCATCATCCCATCAGTATTTAATGTTTCCAAGAAGTCAAAGAACTCTTGCGTTTCTTTGGGGTCACAACCTTCAAAGATAGTAGTGTTAGTGGTGACACGAAAGCCTTTGGCTTTAGCTGCACGAATGGCTTGCACAGCAATATCAAAAACGCCTTTGCGGTCTACACATTTATCGTGCCACTCTCGCATCCCATCTAAATGCACGCTGAAAGTCAGATATTGCGAAGGTTGAAATTTATGCAAACTTTTTTCTAACAACAAACCATTGGTACATAAGTAAATATACTTCTTGCGCTCAACTAATCCCCGCACAATTTCATCAATTTGGGGATGTAACAGAGGTTCTCCGCCAGGTATTGAAACAACAGGTGCGCCGCACTCTTCCACTGCGGCAAAGCACTGTTCTGGGGTGAGGTTTTGCTTGAGAACTTCCGTTGGATGCTGAATTTTCCCACAACCAGTACAAGCTAGATTACACCGAAACAGAGGTTCTAACATCAAGACAAGGGGGAAGCGCTTGCGTCCCAACAGACGCTGAGTCACTAAATACTTCCCAATATCCATAGCTTGTTGTAAATTAATCGCCATTTTTCCGATCGCTCCTCAGTTGTATATGAAAACACCATAAAAAACGATAAAGGCTGAAATTAAAAAACTTTTTCATCCTTATTTTTCATTTGACGTAACCCCCAGAGAAAAACCAATTTACAGCATCCAGTATTGCTGTTTCTAGGGAAGACTGAGGCAAACCTAGCTCTTGTATAGCCTTTGAGGCATTATAGTACATAGGTTGCAAAGCCATACGTACACCATCTAA
Above is a window of Nostoc sp. UHCC 0702 DNA encoding:
- a CDS encoding diguanylate cyclase; the encoded protein is MNISLLVVGSDNFFSTLPIQISDTTTYKLEIIADINQAISHIQIAPPDIIFVQGSLNDSMKLCSWLKEQTQLSWIYSIFLEDRPDKLAARSKQGWECELQMTATVLNEGADAYIWHVSEEKTAQPLVDVTANHCLILAHLAVGLRQVRKYRDLIQQNDLLSAIALADSLTKLNNRRALEWDLPRQIQKARTQGTPLSLIILDVDYFKKVNDSYGHLAGDRLLQLLCSRVRNNLRSQDTAFRYGGEEFVVILANTTGEEALRVANRLNGVVSEQPFTINNKLTIDITISLGAATLHPDDDDKGLSLLDRADQCLYHAKATGRNRAISWDKLPHSSHLQAVSS
- a CDS encoding ATP-dependent Zn protease translates to MSQTALNLVAISIFVMTLSVLLGPLVNLSPAVPALATFTILGIATFDSFGLQGKGGTIFLDWIASFSPEHRDRIIHHEAGHFLVAHLLGIPVTGYTLSAWEAWKQGQTGQGGVTFDDGELASQLEKGKIGAQMLDRYCTLWMAGIAAETLVYENAEGGADDKSKLARVLKILGFSESVYQQKQRFHALQAKTLLEENWSSYQALVQAMRERASVTDCQRAIKS
- the shc gene encoding squalene--hopene cyclase, yielding MHTQERIKVNKVAAAIAKSQEYLLSMQNPAGYWWAELESNATITAEVVLLHKIWGTDQTRPLHKVEAYLRTEQRQHGGWELFYGDGGELSTSVEAYMALKLLGVPATDPAMIRARSFILGRGGISKTRIFTKLHLALIGCYDWRGIPSLPPWIMLLPPAFPVNIYEMSSWARSSTVPLLIVCNQKPVFVTDPAITLDELYAEGVDQVRYELPKSGDWTDLFLTLDDGFKLAESWNLVPFREEGIKAAEKWILERQEATGDWGGIIPAMLNSMLALRCLGYDSNDPIVERGLQAIDNFAIETDSSYRVQPCISPVWDTAWVIRALVESGFASDHPAVVKAGEWLLQKQILDYGDWHVKNTLGKPGAWAFEFDNRFYPDVDDSAVVVMALHLAKLPNEQLKQTACDRALNWIASMQCKPGGWAAFDLDNDQDWLNSIPYGDLKAMIDPNTADVTARVLEMLGACNLVIDADNLEKALAYLLNEQESEGCWFGRWGVNYIYGTSGVLSALALITPQKHQLSIKRGAAWLVGCQNSDGGWGETCRSYNDPNLKGQGNSTASQTAWALIGLIAAGEATGKFALEAIERGINYLVATQKPDGTWFEADFTGTGFPGHFYLKYHMYQQYFPLIALGRYQAVIK
- a CDS encoding glycosyltransferase; protein product: MGAILLGLTLLSLIIWLGLLSLRGQFWRSDQLLEVAESQLQYLPTVCAIIPARNEADLLPITLRSLLLQDYPGTFHVFLVDDRSTDGTAGCALGVAHAVDKAMQFHLVSGESLPPGWSGKLWAVDQGIQKATALTPDYFLLTDADIEHHQSNLRRLITKAEEENLDLVSVMVRLRCDSFWEKLLIPAFIFFFQKLYPFRWVNDPNKKTAAAAGGSILIRREALERIGGIQVIRQALIDDCALALAIKETGRGAGGQGGRGVGEQGSRQSNSSVPPSAYPPIPPSSPKGRIWLGLSSLTRSLRPYPFLATIWNMVARTAYTQLNYSPLLLLGTLVAMTLIYLVPPVGVILGAASGNWAIAFTSLSAWLLMTWAYYPTIRFYKCPFWLAFSLPAIAFLYTLMTLDSAIRHWQGRGGSWKGRVYPG
- the hpnH gene encoding adenosyl-hopene transferase HpnH yields the protein MAINLQQAMDIGKYLVTQRLLGRKRFPLVLMLEPLFRCNLACTGCGKIQHPTEVLKQNLTPEQCFAAVEECGAPVVSIPGGEPLLHPQIDEIVRGLVERKKYIYLCTNGLLLEKSLHKFQPSQYLTFSVHLDGMREWHDKCVDRKGVFDIAVQAIRAAKAKGFRVTTNTTIFEGCDPKETQEFFDFLETLNTDGMMISPGYSYEWAPDQDHFLKREQTRALFREILAPYKAGTKNWNFNHNPLFLDFLIGKKDYECTPWGSPCYSVLGWQKPCYLLGEGYYATFKELLEKTNWSEYGRASGNPKCADCMMHCGYEPTAAMDAMQPQNIARSLGAVFGKS